A single genomic interval of Alistipes provencensis harbors:
- a CDS encoding SusE domain-containing protein: MNKIIRNIALAALFIVPLWTGGCNKDNDFYEVGRQPVTLTRPQTDTVIVLNHEHADSLYTFAWSSRRHFIDYKLRFGLDEQFTTSCERNPGVSDAWRLSTLQLDSVLSSMNVAVGATVKLYWTVEVVDPEVGWCDEVRRLTITRCELPTGLILLQTPASEAKIVLDKKTPEAEVAFEWECPSTVPDYTLHIGLDAGLSGDETMAVPCQSETSHAFTMQELDDWLAAQGIERNTETAIYWRVTGTGDLNNPIENSAVRKATVRRVTKDPVELTLTSPAADAELLLDADKADEAVKFAWACDTTGITYTLRLHDAEFDKSATFNTGETTSYEISQGDLDLLLEQTFGMVASQKKKFTWSVTPSDAEFAAADETERIVCIRRFEAVTAADPITLTAGPADGADYTLDYAHRDETLSTAAWTCNARGVTYALEYSLNADMSASKTRSLTAEKSAALTHSLLDDMLSELGGAYLTRTVYWRVTSTVSIKTTPSETRSLRLTGMLRPYTDLRDPANPETYAVVKVGEDIWMAENLRALSYSDGTAFTAVDVIYGNPAAKTFTNALIGDEKVRGVYYSWPTALRTYDEATEAEDTRMQGVCPEGWHVSTMQEWKAVQTAADYSAARVKSAQYWTGSTGTDDTGLNIVPAGKFWHGNVAAPDNADDKASFWTTTKASATTAQMFEVFGWSNEIVPWNFNARPWSEGDGTASMLVNVRCVRDRD, translated from the coding sequence ATGAACAAAATCATCCGAAATATCGCTTTGGCAGCGCTGTTCATCGTTCCCCTGTGGACCGGCGGCTGCAACAAGGACAACGATTTCTACGAAGTGGGACGTCAGCCGGTGACGCTGACCCGCCCGCAGACCGACACGGTCATCGTCCTCAACCACGAACACGCCGATTCGCTTTACACCTTCGCGTGGAGTTCGCGCCGGCATTTCATCGACTACAAGCTGCGCTTCGGGCTGGACGAGCAGTTCACGACCTCCTGCGAACGGAACCCCGGCGTGAGTGACGCGTGGCGGCTGTCAACGCTGCAGCTCGACTCGGTGCTCAGTTCCATGAACGTGGCCGTCGGCGCGACGGTGAAACTCTACTGGACGGTCGAGGTGGTCGATCCCGAGGTCGGCTGGTGCGACGAGGTGCGGCGGCTGACCATCACGCGCTGCGAACTCCCGACCGGACTCATCCTGCTCCAAACTCCCGCAAGCGAGGCGAAGATCGTCCTCGACAAGAAGACCCCCGAAGCCGAGGTGGCCTTCGAATGGGAGTGTCCTTCGACCGTTCCCGACTACACGCTGCACATCGGCCTCGACGCCGGCCTTTCCGGCGACGAAACGATGGCTGTACCCTGCCAATCGGAAACCTCGCACGCCTTCACCATGCAGGAGCTGGACGACTGGCTGGCGGCGCAGGGCATCGAACGGAACACCGAGACCGCGATCTACTGGCGGGTGACGGGCACCGGCGACCTGAACAACCCGATCGAGAACAGCGCCGTGCGCAAGGCGACCGTCCGGCGCGTCACGAAAGACCCCGTGGAGCTGACGCTCACGAGCCCCGCGGCCGATGCCGAGTTGCTGCTCGACGCGGACAAGGCCGACGAAGCGGTGAAATTCGCATGGGCCTGCGACACGACGGGCATCACATACACCCTGCGGCTCCACGACGCCGAGTTCGACAAGAGCGCCACCTTCAACACGGGCGAAACGACCTCCTATGAGATTTCGCAGGGCGATCTCGACCTGCTGCTGGAACAGACTTTCGGCATGGTCGCCTCGCAGAAAAAGAAATTCACATGGAGCGTAACGCCGAGCGATGCGGAGTTCGCCGCAGCCGACGAAACCGAACGTATCGTCTGCATCCGACGCTTCGAGGCCGTGACCGCCGCCGATCCGATCACCCTCACCGCAGGTCCGGCCGACGGCGCGGACTACACCCTCGACTATGCCCATAGGGACGAAACGCTGAGCACGGCGGCATGGACCTGCAATGCCCGCGGAGTGACCTATGCACTCGAATACAGCCTCAACGCCGACATGAGCGCCTCGAAGACCCGGTCCCTGACGGCCGAGAAGTCCGCCGCGCTGACCCATTCGCTGCTCGACGACATGCTCTCCGAACTGGGAGGAGCCTACCTCACCCGCACGGTCTACTGGCGTGTGACTTCGACGGTCAGCATCAAGACCACGCCGTCCGAGACCCGGAGTCTCCGGCTGACGGGCATGCTGCGCCCCTACACCGACCTGCGCGACCCGGCCAATCCGGAGACCTACGCCGTGGTGAAAGTCGGCGAGGACATCTGGATGGCCGAGAATCTCCGGGCCCTGTCGTACAGCGACGGCACGGCATTCACCGCCGTCGACGTGATTTACGGAAACCCCGCGGCCAAGACCTTCACCAACGCCCTGATCGGCGATGAGAAGGTGCGCGGCGTCTATTATAGCTGGCCGACGGCCCTGCGGACCTACGACGAAGCTACCGAGGCCGAAGATACCCGCATGCAGGGTGTCTGCCCCGAGGGATGGCACGTCTCGACCATGCAGGAGTGGAAAGCCGTGCAGACCGCCGCGGATTACAGCGCCGCACGGGTCAAGTCGGCGCAGTACTGGACCGGCAGCACGGGCACGGACGACACGGGGCTGAACATCGTCCCGGCAGGCAAATTCTGGCACGGCAACGTCGCCGCCCCGGACAACGCCGACGACAAGGCCAGCTTCTGGACGACGACCAAGGCCAGCGCCACGACGGCCCAGATGTTCGAGGTGTTCGGCTGGAGCAACGAGATCGTTCCTTGGAATTTCAATGCGCGTCCGTGGAGCGAGGGCGACGGTACGGCTTCGATGCTGGTGAACGTGCGCTGTGTCCGCGACCGCGATTAA
- a CDS encoding GDSL-type esterase/lipase family protein has protein sequence MKHTLFFIGLFFGLLAAADCCARPVVGFITNGEGCNVDWRKELPEYDVADAGDKNFLLSQQSWNLDERLLNRRPDFCVIYSGLPEILLGQPLPRTLEAFRAICERLDAAGARPVILLTLPASGEHPYLNGCIARLNESLKAFAASRDYVCFDPSAGLADGPYLSAEYTGDGLMLNEVGRARFAANVRDLLGGMLPPGKNLPDAVCTNLASEVIRRILAESPAKVRIVLLGDSLTANGKDWNPRLGRTDVRNAGQGGYLTGQMLWMLDTCVVAARPEICFVLAGINDLFNGIPSETIFTNQQQIVTRLIAGGIRPVVQSVLLVHDNAALNARIEALNARLREWCAANGIDWLDLNPGLTDADGLKREYTTDGTHLTEKGYAIWSGRLRHYLDNRNTNL, from the coding sequence ATGAAACATACACTATTTTTCATAGGGCTGTTTTTCGGCCTGCTCGCCGCCGCCGACTGCTGCGCACGACCCGTCGTCGGTTTTATCACCAACGGCGAGGGCTGCAACGTCGACTGGCGGAAGGAGCTGCCGGAATACGACGTGGCGGACGCCGGCGACAAGAATTTCCTGCTCTCGCAGCAGTCGTGGAACCTCGACGAACGGCTGCTGAACCGACGTCCGGACTTCTGCGTGATCTATTCGGGCCTGCCGGAAATCCTGCTCGGACAGCCCTTGCCGCGCACGCTGGAAGCATTCCGGGCGATCTGCGAACGGCTCGATGCCGCAGGAGCCAGACCCGTGATACTCCTGACGCTTCCGGCATCCGGGGAACATCCGTATTTGAACGGCTGCATCGCCCGGCTCAACGAATCGCTGAAAGCCTTCGCCGCAAGCCGGGATTATGTCTGCTTCGACCCCTCGGCGGGATTGGCCGACGGGCCTTATCTCTCCGCCGAATACACCGGCGACGGGCTGATGCTCAACGAGGTGGGCCGGGCCCGGTTCGCGGCCAATGTCCGGGATCTCCTCGGCGGGATGCTCCCGCCCGGAAAAAACCTCCCGGACGCCGTTTGCACGAATCTGGCCAGCGAAGTTATCCGGCGAATCCTCGCCGAATCGCCCGCAAAGGTGCGGATCGTCCTGCTCGGGGACTCGCTCACCGCCAACGGCAAAGACTGGAATCCCCGGCTCGGACGAACCGATGTCCGGAATGCCGGGCAGGGAGGCTACCTCACGGGGCAGATGCTGTGGATGCTGGACACCTGCGTGGTCGCCGCCCGTCCCGAAATCTGCTTCGTGCTGGCAGGCATCAACGACCTGTTCAACGGCATCCCGTCCGAAACCATTTTCACGAACCAGCAGCAGATCGTCACCCGCCTGATCGCGGGCGGCATCCGGCCCGTCGTCCAGTCGGTGCTCCTCGTCCACGACAATGCGGCGCTGAACGCCCGGATCGAAGCGCTGAACGCCCGGCTCCGGGAGTGGTGTGCGGCGAACGGGATCGACTGGCTGGACCTGAACCCGGGGCTCACGGACGCCGACGGCCTGAAACGCGAATACACCACCGACGGCACCCACCTCACGGAAAAGGGCTATGCGATCTGGTCCGGGCGGCTGCGGCATTACCTCGACAACCGAAACACGAACCTTTAA
- a CDS encoding beta-N-acetylhexosaminidase, giving the protein MKKLFSLLCAFSLSGAAFGAGPEANIVPRPVSVVPGEGTFTITASTVIGTGRDTQLRRVAELFAGVVEPVLGGRMKSAAEGAVSLATDGALAAEEYVLEITPSGVAIRGGTAQGVFYGLQSLRQLVVNGYGVLPVVTVKDRPFFGHRGGMLDSGRYFWTPDQVKEFIDILALHKMNRFHWHLTEDQGWRIEIKKYPELTRIGSVRRETLVGHYANSTEYDGTPYGGFYTQKEIREIVKYAADRFITVIPEIELPGHAMAALASYPWLGCRGEGYEVRTRWGVSPEVYCPGKETTFGFLQDVFTEVLELFPSEYIHIGGDECPKDSWKTCPMCQKRIRDEGLKDEFELQSYTVRRMEKWLADHGRRIIGWDEILEGGVSPTATVMSWRGSKGGIAAAKAGNHVIMAPNDFCYLDYYQTNDPMKEPLGIGGFVPMSKSYALDPYDRLAPDERPYILGVQANLWTEYIFTPTHLKHMLLPRLAAIAEVGWSYDRKDFADFKRRMSSFRKCYDASGYNYATYFFDGRDE; this is encoded by the coding sequence ATGAAGAAACTGTTTTCCCTGCTGTGCGCCTTTTCACTGTCGGGCGCGGCTTTCGGAGCCGGCCCCGAGGCGAACATCGTACCCCGGCCCGTGTCGGTCGTCCCCGGCGAAGGAACCTTCACCATAACCGCCTCGACCGTAATCGGCACGGGTCGGGACACCCAATTGCGGCGCGTTGCCGAATTGTTTGCCGGAGTCGTCGAACCGGTGCTCGGAGGCCGCATGAAGAGTGCCGCCGAAGGTGCCGTCAGTCTGGCGACAGACGGTGCACTGGCTGCCGAAGAGTATGTGTTGGAAATCACGCCGTCGGGCGTCGCAATCCGCGGCGGCACGGCACAGGGCGTGTTCTACGGTCTGCAAAGCCTGCGCCAGCTCGTCGTGAACGGCTACGGCGTCCTGCCCGTCGTGACGGTGAAAGACCGTCCGTTCTTCGGACACCGCGGAGGCATGCTCGACTCCGGCCGCTACTTCTGGACCCCGGATCAGGTCAAAGAATTCATCGACATCCTCGCCCTGCACAAGATGAACCGGTTCCACTGGCACCTGACCGAGGATCAGGGCTGGCGCATCGAGATTAAAAAATATCCCGAACTGACGCGTATCGGGTCGGTGCGCCGGGAGACGCTCGTGGGCCACTACGCCAATTCGACCGAATACGACGGAACGCCCTATGGGGGATTCTACACGCAGAAAGAGATCCGCGAGATCGTGAAATACGCCGCCGACCGCTTCATCACGGTAATCCCCGAGATCGAACTGCCGGGGCATGCCATGGCGGCGCTGGCCTCCTATCCGTGGCTGGGCTGCCGGGGCGAGGGTTACGAGGTCCGCACACGCTGGGGCGTCAGCCCCGAAGTCTATTGCCCGGGCAAGGAGACGACGTTCGGATTCCTGCAAGATGTCTTCACGGAGGTGCTGGAGTTGTTCCCCTCGGAATATATCCACATCGGCGGCGACGAGTGTCCCAAAGATAGCTGGAAAACCTGCCCGATGTGCCAGAAGCGCATCAGGGACGAGGGACTGAAGGACGAATTCGAACTCCAGAGCTACACCGTGCGCCGCATGGAGAAGTGGCTCGCCGACCACGGCCGCAGGATCATCGGCTGGGATGAGATCCTCGAAGGCGGGGTTTCACCGACGGCGACCGTCATGTCGTGGCGCGGTTCGAAAGGCGGCATCGCCGCAGCCAAGGCCGGCAACCACGTCATCATGGCGCCCAACGACTTTTGTTACCTCGACTACTACCAGACGAACGACCCGATGAAGGAGCCGCTGGGCATCGGGGGATTCGTCCCGATGAGCAAGTCCTATGCGCTCGATCCCTACGACCGGCTCGCACCCGATGAACGTCCCTACATTCTCGGCGTGCAGGCGAACCTCTGGACGGAATATATCTTTACACCCACGCACCTGAAACACATGCTGCTGCCGCGTCTGGCCGCCATCGCCGAGGTGGGCTGGTCCTACGACCGCAAGGACTTCGCGGATTTCAAGCGCCGCATGAGCTCCTTCCGCAAGTGTTACGATGCCTCGGGCTACAACTACGCCACCTATTTCTTCGATGGCAGGGACGAATAG